One Campylobacter sputorum subsp. sputorum DNA segment encodes these proteins:
- a CDS encoding ferritin-like domain-containing protein, translating to MFFDKLEDILFQSNPAEKISKFKSFYDEFKFGNLEFEKKFIPKTLVVPSYASFCDVKSMREMKIKYPKEKKLAAFVHSIAHIEYSAIDIALDAAYRFANLPYEYYLDWLEVADDEIRHFEMICEYLQDLGYKYSDFAVHNGLFIAMQKTENSFINRMALLPRYMEANGLDANMHMESKVSKNSDKKLTRILNTILDEEISHVKKGDKWFKFACKQNNLNLDIYINIVKSLYPNAFKQKRELNINARLKAGFSKSEIEQIMNLMEQK from the coding sequence ATGTTTTTTGATAAGTTAGAAGATATTTTATTTCAAAGCAATCCAGCAGAAAAAATTTCCAAATTTAAAAGCTTTTATGATGAGTTTAAATTTGGAAATTTAGAATTTGAAAAAAAATTCATACCAAAAACCCTGGTTGTGCCTAGTTATGCTTCATTTTGTGATGTAAAATCTATGCGTGAAATGAAGATAAAATATCCAAAAGAAAAAAAACTTGCCGCATTTGTGCATTCTATAGCACATATAGAATACAGTGCCATAGATATAGCTTTAGATGCTGCGTATAGATTTGCAAATTTGCCTTATGAGTATTATTTAGACTGGCTTGAAGTTGCAGATGATGAGATTAGGCATTTTGAAATGATTTGTGAGTATTTGCAAGATTTGGGCTATAAATACTCTGATTTTGCCGTTCATAATGGTCTTTTTATAGCTATGCAAAAAACAGAAAATTCTTTTATAAATAGAATGGCGCTTCTTCCAAGATATATGGAAGCAAACGGACTTGATGCAAATATGCATATGGAGAGCAAAGTTTCTAAAAATAGCGATAAAAAACTTACACGCATTTTAAACACAATACTTGATGAAGAAATTTCTCATGTAAAAAAAGGAGATAAGTGGTTTAAATTTGCGTGCAAACAAAATAATCTTAATCTTGATATTTATATAAATATAGTAAAATCTCTCTATCCTAATGCGTTTAAACAAAAAAGAGAGTTAAATATAAATGCAAGGCTAAAAGCTGGGTTTAGCAAATCTGAAATAGAGCAAATAATGAACTTAATGGAGCAAAAATGA
- a CDS encoding rhomboid family intramembrane serine protease — protein MNKKLYFSSFIIAINCLVYFLHYFVFNTNKFGILFGLNSLCIYYGFYWQLLTSMFLHGSLMHLAMNMVVLYQFGSILERFLGGIKFILIYLLGGIITNLLSLVYIWYNGYYNGIDINTIGASGAICVLLGFMAFIDRYNAKGLFIALILMSFAPLLMGINVAWYAHLLGFGIGYLSGKIVRKY, from the coding sequence ATGAATAAAAAATTATATTTCTCTTCATTTATCATTGCAATAAACTGCCTTGTGTATTTTTTACACTATTTTGTGTTTAATACTAATAAATTTGGTATATTGTTTGGTCTTAATTCCCTTTGCATATATTATGGTTTTTACTGGCAACTTTTAACCTCTATGTTTTTACATGGATCATTGATGCATTTAGCTATGAATATGGTTGTTTTGTATCAGTTTGGATCCATACTTGAGCGGTTTTTAGGCGGGATTAAATTTATACTTATTTATCTGCTTGGTGGAATTATTACAAATTTATTAAGTCTTGTTTATATATGGTATAACGGGTATTATAATGGTATAGATATAAATACAATTGGAGCAAGTGGTGCTATATGTGTTTTGCTTGGATTTATGGCTTTTATAGATAGATATAATGCAAAAGGACTTTTTATAGCTTTGATTTTGATGAGTTTTGCACCGCTTTTAATGGGTATAAATGTAGCTTGGTATGCACATTTGCTTGGATTTGGCATAGGGTATTTAAGTGGTAAAATAGTTAGGAAATATTAG
- a CDS encoding CHAP domain-containing protein: MNTKKFIVFLVSLIFFVGCSTKTDVAQNDFYDIYNDENLTDIKEDFQSQLVLQDDKTEEFSIPNADKYPYDLVKLLDRYLNTKAGGDCSGFVSLINGRYDNLYFDENELNSYYSNHRKSQAMYNLYKYNEKISLKNPKVGDLIFFSNTSTKKSIKSVNPKNVTHVGIIRGVNKDGTIKFIHFASGKNMYGYMNLRDKNTHIRDNKVINSYITRCSNASCLTSNRFIGYGKLN; the protein is encoded by the coding sequence ATGAATACAAAAAAATTTATAGTATTTTTAGTGAGTTTGATTTTTTTTGTAGGATGTTCTACCAAAACAGATGTAGCACAAAATGATTTTTATGATATTTATAATGATGAAAATTTAACAGATATAAAAGAAGATTTTCAATCTCAACTTGTATTGCAAGATGACAAAACGGAGGAATTTTCAATTCCAAATGCAGATAAATATCCTTATGATTTAGTTAAGCTACTAGATAGATATTTAAATACAAAAGCAGGTGGCGATTGTTCTGGCTTTGTATCACTCATAAATGGTAGATATGATAATTTATATTTTGATGAAAATGAATTAAATTCTTACTACTCAAATCATAGAAAATCCCAGGCTATGTATAATTTGTATAAATATAATGAAAAAATATCTTTAAAAAATCCTAAAGTAGGGGATTTGATATTTTTTTCAAATACATCTACAAAAAAATCCATAAAGTCTGTAAATCCTAAAAATGTCACACATGTTGGAATTATAAGGGGTGTAAATAAAGATGGAACTATAAAATTTATTCACTTTGCAAGCGGCAAAAATATGTATGGATATATGAACTTAAGAGATAAAAATACACATATTAGGGATAATAAAGTTATAAATAGTTATATAACTAGATGTTCTAATGCTTCTTGTCTTACTTCAAATAGATTTATAGGATATGGAAAGTTAAATTAA
- the murA gene encoding UDP-N-acetylglucosamine 1-carboxyvinyltransferase, producing the protein MYLLSIKGGYKLSGEVKICGAKNAALPSIACSILSKKPVNIKNIPEVEDIKTICKLLENLGSSCKFIKSHQVKIDTTTINSTKATYDIVRKMRASILVLGPLLARFHHCEVSLPGGCAIGQRPIDLHLSALEKMGAKIEIKEGYVVATTPKDGLKGANIIFDKITVTGSENIIMAAALANGTTKIINAAKEPEVVALCEILSQSGVDIKGIGTSELIIKGSSGKLLDIKEINVIPDRIEAGTYLCAGAITNSQITVKNVNPNHLVAVLDKFESMGYGIKIDGDCITILPAKKIKPIEIITSEYPGFPTDMQTQFMALCLVANGTSVIDERLFENRFMHVSELLRMGADIKLNAHIATINGGIKLNATDVMATDLRASSALVLAGLVANGTTRVHRIYHLDRGYEKLEAKLSKLGAKIKRLEE; encoded by the coding sequence ATGTATCTATTATCGATAAAAGGTGGGTATAAATTAAGCGGCGAAGTAAAAATATGTGGTGCAAAAAATGCAGCCTTACCTTCCATAGCTTGTTCAATACTTTCGAAAAAACCTGTAAATATAAAAAACATACCAGAAGTTGAAGATATAAAAACTATATGCAAACTACTTGAAAATTTAGGCTCATCTTGTAAATTTATAAAATCACACCAAGTTAAAATAGACACAACTACGATAAATTCAACAAAAGCAACATATGATATCGTTAGAAAAATGAGAGCTTCTATCTTAGTTCTAGGACCACTTCTTGCAAGATTTCATCATTGTGAAGTTTCGCTTCCAGGTGGTTGTGCCATAGGTCAAAGACCGATAGACTTACACCTAAGTGCATTGGAAAAGATGGGTGCAAAAATAGAGATAAAAGAGGGATATGTTGTAGCTACTACACCAAAAGATGGACTAAAAGGTGCAAATATTATTTTTGATAAAATAACTGTCACTGGAAGCGAAAATATCATAATGGCAGCAGCTCTTGCAAACGGAACAACAAAAATCATAAATGCAGCAAAAGAGCCGGAAGTTGTAGCACTTTGTGAGATTTTATCACAAAGTGGAGTTGATATAAAGGGTATTGGCACAAGTGAGCTTATCATAAAAGGAAGCAGTGGAAAACTACTTGATATAAAGGAAATAAATGTTATACCAGATAGGATAGAAGCTGGAACTTATTTGTGTGCAGGAGCCATAACAAATTCACAAATTACCGTAAAAAATGTAAATCCAAACCATCTAGTAGCGGTGTTGGATAAATTTGAGAGTATGGGATATGGCATAAAAATAGACGGGGATTGCATAACTATATTACCAGCAAAAAAAATAAAACCCATAGAAATTATAACAAGCGAATATCCTGGCTTTCCAACAGATATGCAAACCCAATTTATGGCACTTTGTCTTGTTGCAAATGGAACTAGCGTAATTGATGAAAGACTTTTTGAAAACAGATTTATGCATGTAAGCGAACTTTTAAGAATGGGAGCAGATATAAAACTAAATGCTCATATTGCAACGATAAATGGTGGCATAAAACTAAACGCAACTGATGTAATGGCGACTGATTTAAGGGCAAGTTCAGCCCTTGTTCTAGCTGGGCTTGTTGCAAATGGAACTACAAGAGTTCATAGAATTTATCACCTAGATAGAGGCTATGAAAAGCTTGAGGCAAAACTATCTAAACTTGGTGCGAAAATTAAAAGATTAGAGGAATAA
- a CDS encoding molybdopterin molybdotransferase MoeA, which produces MNYNDGLNLLFSKINTCTKNEYTNIASSLGKVLAKDIYASKDLPCFDNSALDGYAFKFDDKDNPLNISQITIFAGDKTQYHAAKNEAIRIMTGAIMPKNTDTIVRLEDAIIKDNKLFIDEKTKKNNAFRYKGEEIKSGEILLKKGTKITPSEIMLLASQGINEILVFSKPSIALFSSGDELVEVWENASSEQIYNVNASAIASLLNYNGFKSVYKGIIKDSLEDTKKAFLSNLNYDVLICSGGASKGDKDFMKEALLGLGYKEIFDRLNLKPGGPVKVFIKDDKFVFILPGNPMAAFFTCFLILIPALKKMNAQADFKHKTINTKISNTIKLKPQRTNIILGNYNDGVFTPYLENYGSGMIKPLTLNNAICLSNEQNLKLESGDEIQIIKYTL; this is translated from the coding sequence ATGAACTATAATGATGGGCTAAATTTACTTTTTTCAAAAATAAATACTTGCACTAAAAATGAATACACAAACATTGCCTCATCTTTAGGTAAAGTTTTAGCAAAAGATATCTACGCATCAAAAGATCTTCCATGCTTTGACAACAGTGCTCTTGATGGATATGCTTTTAAATTTGATGATAAAGATAACCCTTTAAACATCTCGCAAATAACCATTTTCGCCGGAGATAAAACACAATACCATGCAGCTAAAAACGAAGCAATTCGCATAATGACTGGTGCAATAATGCCAAAAAATACAGACACCATAGTTCGCCTTGAAGATGCCATTATAAAAGATAATAAACTTTTTATAGATGAAAAAACAAAGAAAAACAATGCTTTTAGATACAAAGGCGAAGAGATAAAAAGTGGAGAAATTTTACTAAAAAAAGGCACAAAAATAACTCCAAGTGAAATAATGCTTTTAGCAAGTCAAGGTATAAATGAAATTTTAGTTTTTTCAAAGCCAAGTATAGCACTTTTTTCAAGCGGAGATGAACTTGTAGAAGTTTGGGAAAATGCAAGTAGTGAGCAAATTTACAATGTAAATGCAAGTGCAATCGCATCTTTACTTAATTATAATGGATTTAAAAGTGTTTATAAGGGCATTATAAAAGACTCTTTAGAAGATACAAAAAAAGCTTTTTTATCAAATTTAAATTATGATGTTTTAATTTGCTCAGGAGGAGCTAGTAAGGGCGATAAAGACTTTATGAAAGAAGCACTTTTAGGCTTAGGATATAAAGAAATTTTTGATAGATTAAATTTAAAACCAGGCGGTCCTGTAAAAGTATTTATAAAAGATGATAAATTTGTTTTTATACTTCCGGGAAATCCCATGGCAGCATTTTTTACCTGTTTTTTAATACTAATCCCGGCTCTTAAAAAAATGAACGCACAAGCGGATTTTAAACACAAAACTATCAACACTAAAATTTCAAATACTATAAAATTAAAACCGCAAAGAACAAATATAATACTAGGCAATTACAATGATGGTGTTTTCACGCCATATTTGGAAAACTACGGATCAGGAATGATAAAACCACTTACTTTAAATAATGCTATTTGCTTATCAAATGAACAAAATTTAAAACTAGAAAGTGGCGATGAGATACAAATAATAAAATATACATTGTGA
- the flgA gene encoding flagellar basal body P-ring formation chaperone FlgA, which translates to MKKIILLTIIPLICFANVKILPQYCINSNFVMLYDITEDPKDTALLFDLNQTSVNSEIIRLELVKNGIKYRDFSGGIVEFKLDCSFMDIVKNSVLKEIYKNYGDLKINNFDITPQTKLPNDLFLYDIDNIKITDIRNENGKFILFLRKKNDTNNRKILFFKYTLDAKIGAFIATKDINAKHVLNISDYRYEYIDLKDYKINALSDIPQKNIVSKQKIKRGSVLTSRQFGIMADVKKNSTINGIFIDNALSVNVEVRALDSGVIGDIIRVRTNDGKLFNAKIISKNGVLIQ; encoded by the coding sequence ATGAAAAAAATTATATTACTTACAATTATCCCACTTATTTGTTTTGCAAATGTAAAAATTTTACCACAATACTGCATAAACTCAAATTTCGTTATGCTTTATGATATAACAGAAGATCCCAAAGATACTGCTTTGCTTTTTGATCTAAACCAAACTAGCGTTAATAGCGAAATAATAAGACTAGAGCTTGTAAAAAATGGTATAAAATATAGAGATTTTAGCGGCGGAATTGTCGAATTTAAGCTTGATTGTTCCTTTATGGATATAGTTAAAAACAGCGTTTTAAAAGAAATTTACAAAAATTATGGAGATTTAAAGATAAATAATTTTGATATAACACCACAAACCAAACTTCCAAATGATCTTTTTTTATACGATATTGATAATATAAAAATCACAGATATACGAAATGAAAATGGCAAATTTATACTTTTTTTAAGAAAAAAAAATGATACAAATAACAGAAAAATTTTATTTTTTAAATACACACTAGATGCCAAAATCGGAGCTTTTATCGCAACAAAGGATATAAACGCGAAACATGTTTTAAATATCAGTGATTATAGATATGAATATATTGATTTAAAAGATTATAAAATAAATGCACTAAGCGATATACCGCAAAAAAATATAGTATCAAAACAAAAAATTAAACGAGGAAGTGTTTTAACATCAAGACAATTTGGCATAATGGCGGATGTTAAAAAAAACTCAACCATAAATGGTATTTTTATAGATAATGCTCTAAGCGTAAATGTAGAAGTTAGAGCCCTAGATAGCGGCGTTATAGGAGATATTATAAGAGTAAGAACAAATGACGGAAAACTTTTTAATGCTAAAATTATATCAAAAAATGGAGTATTGATACAATGA
- a CDS encoding UbiX family flavin prenyltransferase, producing MKVLVCISGASGVNLGIKLLLNLPNNLEIFAVISQNAKDILNIENNSVLDKSKFKNITFFDNKDLGAPVSSGSFGISKTIIAPCSINTLGKITSGISDNLITRSAAVAIKEKKQLILGVREMPLSYISLNQMAMLSSIGVMIAPPVYANYSDIKSLDDLENFFVGKWLDSLNFEHNLYKKWR from the coding sequence ATGAAGGTATTAGTTTGCATAAGCGGTGCAAGTGGCGTAAATTTAGGAATTAAACTGCTTTTAAATTTACCAAATAATTTAGAAATTTTTGCAGTAATTAGTCAAAATGCTAAGGATATTTTAAATATAGAAAATAATTCGGTTCTTGATAAAAGTAAATTTAAAAATATTACATTTTTTGATAACAAAGACTTAGGAGCACCTGTTTCAAGCGGTTCTTTTGGTATTTCAAAAACAATAATTGCACCATGTTCTATAAATACTTTAGGCAAAATTACATCAGGCATAAGCGATAATCTTATCACAAGATCAGCAGCAGTTGCCATAAAAGAAAAAAAGCAACTTATCTTAGGCGTTAGAGAAATGCCGCTTTCTTATATATCTCTAAATCAAATGGCTATGTTATCATCCATTGGAGTTATGATAGCACCGCCTGTTTATGCAAATTATTCAGATATTAAATCGCTTGATGACTTAGAAAACTTTTTTGTTGGAAAATGGCTTGATAGCTTAAATTTTGAGCATAATTTATATAAAAAATGGAGATAA
- the coaD gene encoding pantetheine-phosphate adenylyltransferase, with protein sequence MFKSCIYPGTFDPITNGHLDVIQRAKKLFDEVIIAVALSENKKPYFSLEKRIEMTKIATKEIKNIKVVGFDNLLVDFAKENGINTVIRGLRAVSDFEYELQMGYANTALWSNIETIYLMPSLKYAFVSSSVVRSIFLHGGDVSSVVPKEILHMLDEKC encoded by the coding sequence ATGTTTAAATCATGTATATATCCAGGGACATTTGACCCTATAACAAATGGTCATTTAGATGTTATCCAAAGAGCTAAAAAACTCTTTGATGAAGTTATAATCGCAGTTGCATTATCTGAGAATAAAAAACCATATTTTAGCTTAGAAAAACGCATTGAGATGACAAAAATAGCCACTAAAGAAATAAAAAATATAAAAGTAGTTGGCTTTGATAATCTACTAGTTGATTTTGCCAAAGAAAACGGTATAAACACAGTCATAAGGGGACTTAGGGCTGTTAGTGATTTTGAATACGAACTACAAATGGGATATGCAAATACCGCACTATGGAGCAACATAGAGACAATTTATCTAATGCCATCTTTAAAATACGCATTTGTAAGCAGCTCGGTGGTTAGATCTATTTTTTTACATGGTGGCGATGTTTCAAGCGTAGTGCCAAAAGAAATTTTACATATGTTGGATGAAAAATGTTAG
- the tmk gene encoding dTMP kinase, with protein sequence MLVTIEGIDGVGKSTQISLLADIYKDAIITKEPGGTNFGNKIREFLLQNSGKISYKSELLLFLADRAQHYDEIIKPNKNKMIFSDRGFISGIAYAMANDPALDIEKLIEFNEFALDNDFGDKFIFLKANFDILENRLNLRNLDNIEKRGLEYLKRVEHYMEILFKNSNFNVLSIDSTLDIQTIHKQILEFIND encoded by the coding sequence ATGTTAGTAACTATAGAAGGAATTGATGGAGTTGGCAAAAGCACTCAAATATCGCTTTTAGCAGATATTTACAAAGATGCCATAATCACAAAAGAGCCAGGTGGAACAAATTTTGGAAACAAAATAAGAGAGTTTTTATTACAAAATAGTGGTAAAATATCCTACAAATCTGAACTTTTACTATTTTTAGCAGATAGAGCACAACATTATGATGAGATTATAAAACCAAATAAAAATAAAATGATTTTTAGTGATAGAGGCTTTATATCTGGAATTGCTTATGCTATGGCAAACGATCCAGCGCTTGATATAGAAAAACTTATAGAATTTAATGAATTTGCATTAGATAATGATTTTGGAGATAAATTTATATTTTTAAAAGCAAATTTTGATATTTTAGAAAATAGACTTAATTTAAGAAATTTAGATAACATTGAAAAAAGAGGATTAGAATACTTAAAAAGAGTTGAGCACTATATGGAAATTTTATTTAAAAATAGCAACTTTAATGTTTTAAGCATTGATTCAACTCTTGATATACAAACTATCCATAAACAAATTTTGGAGTTTATAAATGATTAA
- the hisS gene encoding histidine--tRNA ligase, which produces MIKALRGMNDILNEKAQIYKHIVEICESVALNFGYSFIETPKLENTSLFKRSVGESSDIVGKEMYEFTDKGGNDVCLRPEGTAGVVRAFIEHKFDKTSGVKRYFYHGSMFRYERPQKGRLREFHQFGIECFGENSIYEDASVIIIGAKILQKLGIKTTLKINSLGDKNCMPEYKNKLVTFLNNIQDELCEDCKRRIQTNPIRVLDCKVDHCKEVLKNAPLIINNLSKECESEFKKLQEILTKNGIKFEIDPKLVRGLDYYTKTAFEFVSDEIGSQSAVLGGGRYDNLVEFLGGKPTYGVGFALGIERIMEILSSKDYKIQRKKIYLCALDDKFIDQIYNLCLNLRDEYEVEISYEAKNATKHLKNADNINANVFLCVGEDEAKNSEIWYKNLQNKQDKKIKISDIKQELKANL; this is translated from the coding sequence ATGATTAAAGCACTTAGAGGTATGAATGATATACTAAACGAAAAAGCCCAAATTTACAAACATATTGTGGAAATTTGCGAAAGTGTGGCTTTAAATTTTGGATATAGTTTTATTGAGACACCAAAACTTGAAAACACTTCTCTTTTTAAAAGAAGTGTTGGCGAGAGTAGCGATATCGTTGGCAAAGAAATGTATGAATTTACAGACAAAGGCGGAAATGATGTTTGTTTAAGACCAGAAGGAACCGCGGGCGTTGTTAGAGCTTTTATAGAACATAAATTTGATAAAACAAGTGGCGTTAAAAGATATTTCTATCACGGAAGTATGTTTAGATACGAAAGACCACAAAAAGGGCGTTTGAGAGAATTTCATCAGTTTGGTATAGAATGCTTTGGAGAAAATAGCATTTATGAAGATGCTAGTGTTATCATAATAGGTGCTAAAATATTGCAAAAATTAGGCATAAAAACAACCCTAAAAATAAACTCGCTAGGCGATAAAAATTGTATGCCTGAATATAAAAATAAACTTGTTACTTTTCTAAATAATATACAAGATGAACTTTGCGAGGATTGCAAAAGACGCATACAAACAAACCCAATAAGAGTTTTAGATTGTAAAGTTGATCATTGCAAGGAAGTTTTAAAAAATGCACCGCTTATTATAAATAATCTAAGCAAAGAGTGCGAAAGCGAATTTAAAAAACTACAAGAAATTTTAACAAAAAATGGCATTAAATTTGAAATAGATCCAAAACTTGTGCGTGGACTTGATTATTATACAAAAACAGCTTTTGAGTTTGTTAGTGATGAAATAGGCTCACAAAGTGCGGTTTTGGGTGGCGGAAGATATGATAATTTAGTTGAGTTTTTAGGCGGAAAACCGACATATGGCGTAGGATTTGCCCTTGGCATAGAAAGAATAATGGAAATTTTATCTTCCAAAGACTACAAAATACAAAGAAAAAAAATATATTTATGTGCTTTGGATGATAAATTTATAGATCAAATTTACAATCTTTGCTTAAATTTAAGAGATGAATATGAAGTAGAAATATCTTATGAGGCAAAAAATGCAACAAAACACTTAAAAAACGCTGACAATATAAATGCTAATGTGTTTTTGTGCGTAGGAGAAGATGAAGCGAAAAACAGCGAAATTTGGTATAAAAATTTACAAAATAAACAAGATAAAAAGATCAAAATTTCAGATATAAAACAAGAATTAAAGGCAAATTTATGA
- the speA gene encoding biosynthetic arginine decarboxylase — MNDYGLSIWGNSNFTIDGGGRVCLNTDFKPALIDMINDIRQDGIRGPILLRFPHLIKKQIVEIYSNFQRAIKEFDYNGNFSAVYPLKVNQYPGFVKNLVKIGNPYKYGLEAGSKAELLLAMAYNNFEAPITVNGFKDKELINIGFIAAEMGHNITLTIEGLSELKGIIETAKERFKPKPNIGLRIRLHSSGSGAWAKSAGINSKFGLTSTELIEAMNLLKEANLLDKFTMIHFHIGSQINEIHPLKKALTEAGNIYAELRKMGAKNLKAINLGGGLAVEYSQMKENSLRNYTLREYANDVVFLLKTISNQKKVEEPNIFIESGRYVSANHAVLVAPVLELFSQEYSEDKICLKKTNPPLITELYDLYQNIKPTNALEYLHDSIAHMESVLTLFDLGYADLQDRSNAEILANLIMKKAVAMLGNKQNFSDLSKIQNEVQERYLVNFSLFQSLPDFWGLKQHFPIMPLEKLDERPTRSASIWDITCDSDGEIPFDIDKNQLFLHDIDIQNENYYLGFFLVGAYQEVLGMSHNLFTHPTEATITLKENGGYEISDVLESQSVLDILEDMDYDVYEIRDTLNERIEKSELVDEKQKKHILGELYLFLNDNGYLKTIG, encoded by the coding sequence ATGAATGATTATGGTCTTAGCATTTGGGGTAATTCAAATTTTACAATAGATGGCGGCGGTAGAGTCTGCTTAAATACAGATTTTAAACCAGCTTTGATAGATATGATAAACGATATTAGGCAAGATGGCATAAGGGGACCGATATTGCTTAGGTTTCCACATCTTATAAAAAAGCAAATAGTTGAAATTTATTCAAATTTCCAAAGAGCCATAAAAGAATTTGATTACAATGGCAATTTTAGTGCAGTTTATCCGCTTAAAGTAAATCAATATCCAGGTTTTGTAAAAAACTTAGTTAAGATAGGAAATCCCTATAAATACGGGCTAGAAGCTGGAAGCAAAGCTGAGCTTTTATTAGCAATGGCTTATAATAACTTCGAAGCACCAATTACAGTAAATGGTTTTAAAGATAAAGAGCTAATAAATATAGGTTTTATTGCAGCAGAAATGGGGCATAATATAACTCTTACCATTGAAGGGTTAAGTGAATTAAAAGGGATAATTGAAACTGCCAAAGAGAGATTTAAGCCAAAACCAAATATCGGTCTTAGAATAAGACTTCACAGCTCTGGAAGCGGTGCTTGGGCAAAAAGTGCCGGCATTAATTCTAAATTTGGATTAACATCAACAGAGCTAATAGAAGCTATGAATTTATTAAAAGAGGCAAATTTACTTGATAAATTTACAATGATACATTTTCATATAGGTTCTCAAATAAACGAAATTCATCCTCTTAAAAAAGCCTTAACTGAAGCTGGAAATATATATGCAGAACTTAGAAAAATGGGGGCAAAAAACCTAAAAGCTATAAATTTGGGCGGTGGATTAGCTGTCGAATACTCACAAATGAAAGAAAACTCTCTTAGAAACTATACTTTAAGAGAGTATGCAAACGATGTTGTATTTTTACTAAAAACAATATCAAATCAAAAAAAAGTTGAAGAACCAAATATATTTATAGAATCTGGCAGATATGTCTCTGCAAATCACGCTGTTTTAGTTGCACCTGTTTTGGAGCTATTTTCACAAGAGTACTCAGAGGATAAAATATGTCTTAAAAAAACAAATCCTCCGCTTATAACAGAGCTTTATGATTTATATCAAAACATAAAACCAACAAATGCTCTTGAATATCTTCACGACTCAATAGCTCATATGGAAAGCGTTTTAACACTATTTGATTTAGGATATGCGGATTTGCAAGATAGATCAAATGCGGAAATACTTGCAAATCTTATAATGAAAAAAGCAGTTGCAATGCTTGGAAATAAACAAAATTTTAGTGATTTATCAAAAATACAAAATGAAGTCCAAGAGCGATATCTTGTAAATTTTTCGTTATTTCAATCTTTACCTGATTTTTGGGGATTAAAACAGCATTTTCCAATAATGCCTCTTGAAAAACTTGACGAACGCCCAACCAGATCGGCTTCTATTTGGGATATAACCTGTGATAGTGATGGAGAAATCCCTTTTGATATAGATAAAAATCAACTTTTCTTACACGATATTGATATACAAAACGAAAACTATTATCTAGGATTTTTCTTAGTTGGTGCCTATCAAGAAGTTTTAGGAATGAGTCATAATCTTTTTACCCATCCAACTGAAGCCACGATAACGCTAAAAGAAAATGGTGGTTATGAGATATCAGATGTGCTAGAATCACAATCAGTTCTTGACATTTTAGAAGATATGGATTATGATGTTTATGAGATAAGAGACACATTAAATGAGAGAATTGAAAAATCAGAGCTTGTTGATGAAAAACAAAAAAAACATATTTTAGGTGAATTATATCTATTTTTAAATGATAACGGATACCTAAAAACCATAGGTTGA